The genomic region CCGTCTTGCCGAGCCGGGTCGAGGCGAACTTCATCAGCTCGCTGCTGTCCCGGGGCGGCGGCACGTCCGCGATCAGCTCGTTGGCGGCCTCGACGCGGAAGCGCGGCTTGGACGTACGGGCCGGGGCGCCCCGCCGCAGCCAGGCCAGCTCCTTCCTGACCAGGTTCTGCCGCTTGACCTCCTCGGTGGCGGCGATGCGCTCCCGCTCGGCCCGCGCGAAGACGTAGTCGGTGTAGCCGCCCTCGTACTCGTACACGTCGCCCTTCTGCACGTCCCACATGCGGGTGCAGACCTGGTCCAGGAACCAGCGGTCGTGGGTGACGCAGACGAGGGCGGACCGGCGCCGGCTCAGATGCTGGGCGAGCCAGGAGATCCCTTCCACGTCCAGGTGGTTGGTGGGCTCGTCGAGGATGACCAGGTCCTGCTCCTCGATGAGCAGCTTGGCCAGCGCGATCCGCCGCCGCTCACCGCCGGAGAGCGGTCCGATCACGGTGTCGAGCCCCTGCGGGAAGCCTGGCAGGTCGAGCCCGCCGAAGAGTCCGGTGAGTACGTCCCTGATCTTGGCGTTGCCCGCCCACTCGTGGTCGGCCATGTCCCGGATGACCTCGTGGCGGACGGTGGCCTCGGGGTCGAGGGAGTCGTGCTGGGTGAGCACGCCGAGGTGGAGGCCGCCCGAGTGCGTGACGCGCCCGGTGTCGGCCTCCTCCAGCTTGGCGAGCATCCGGATCAGCGTGGTCTTGCCGTCGCCGTTGCGGCCGACCACCCCGATCCGGTCGCCCTCGGACACGCCGAGGGAGACTCCGTCGAGCAGCGCACGGGTTCCGTACACCTTGCTGACTGCCTCGACATTGACCAGATTGACGGCCATCGCACTCCTGACAAGGGGGATCGATCGACCTTCCAGGGTAGTCGCCCGTGAGGGTGATCCTTCCGCCCGTCCAGGGGCACGGCTCCGCCGGGTGGGCGCGCCCAGCCCCCACGCACCCGCAGGTGGGACTCAATCCCTCCGTACCCCTCCGCGCGAAGCGCCTACCGCCCCTGCTGGGGCGGTATCAGCGCGGAGGCGGGCGCCAGGGACCTACCCCCCGCCCCGGACTCCGCGAGGGCCCGATCATGCACAGGCATGTCGTCCCGCACGAGGTTCTCCGGAATCAGCACGGCCGCCGTCACTCCCCCGCTCACCGAGGCCCGCAGCTCCACACTCAGCCCCTGCCGCTCGGCCAGCCGGTTCACCACGAACAGCCCGATCTGCTTGGCGTCCAGCAGGTCGACCTTCTCGGACCGGAGCTTGCGGTTGGCGTCGGCCATCGCGTCCTCGTTCATACCGAAGCCGCTGTCCTCGACCTCGATCAGCAGCCCGTCACGCACCCGGGCGGCCCGCAGCTGCACCGTGGTGCTGGGCGGCGAGAAGGCGGAGGCGTTCTCGACGAGCTCGGCGAGCAGATGGATCACGTCGGCGACCGAGCCGCCCGCGATGGAGACGCGGGGCGCGGCCCAGATCTGTACCCGCGAGGCGTTCTCGATCTCGGCGACGGCGGCGCGCAACACGTCCAGCAGCGGGATCGGGTCGCGCCAGCCGCGGCCGGGCGCGATGCCGGACAGGATGAGCAGGCTCTCGGAGTGCCGCCGCATCCGGGTGGCGAGGTAGTCGATCCGGTACAGGTCCTGGAGCTCGGCCTGATCGCGCTGCCGCTGCTCCATCGTGTCGAGCAGGTCGAGCTGGCGGTGCAGCAGAACCTGGCTGCGGCGCGCGATGCTGACGTACACGCCGGAGATGCCACTGAGGAGTTCGGCGCGTTCCGAGGCGGCCTTGAGGGCGGCCCGCTGGACGGCGGTGAGTGCGGTGCCGACCTGCGCGAGCTCGTCGCCGACCAGCCGCCGCATCGGTGCCTCGACGTCGATGTCGACGCCCTGCCCGGCGTGCAGCCGCCGCATGGCCTGCGGCAGTCGGCGTCCGGCCACTTCGAGGGCGGAGTTGCGCAGATCGAGGAGTTCGACGATGAATCCGCGCCCGACGAGTACGGAGACGAGCAGCGAGAGCAGCACGCCGACGAGGCCCAGGACGACGGCGACGCCGGAGGCCCCGAGCGTGTCCCAGCCGAAGGCGTTCGCCTGGGAGACGGCGGCCGTTCCGGCGCTCGTCTCGGCGTCGTTCAGCCCTTCGAGGACGGCGTCCGAGGAGCCGTCCCACTGCTTGAGGAAGCCCGCCGCCACGGCCGAGGCACCGGGACCGGCGCTGCGCACCCGGTTCTCGACGGCTTGCAGGTTCTCGTAACTCCCGCTTCCCAGAACGCCCTTGTACGCGTCCCGGTGGCCGGGCTTGAGGTCGGCGACGGCGGGCGCGAGCAGTTGGCGCTGGGTGGCGACGGCGCCGACGAACAGCGCGTACTGGTCCTTGGTGAGCGTTCCGGCGGCCCGGCCGGCGGCGAGGATCGCCTGTTCCTGGGCCAGTGCCTCGCGAGCGCGGGCGAGTTCGAGCACGACCCGGGCCTCGGAGGCGGCGCCCGCGCGGTCCTCGCCGGTGAGCGCGCCGGAGACGGCGAAGGCGTGCTCGACCATCGTGGAGTACGCCGTGTGGAGGTCCATGGTCTTCGCGCCGTCGCCGTAGACCTCGGCGCGCAGCGCGACCAGACCTTCCGCGTCGGCCTCCAGGCGGTCGATGCGCCCCGGCAGCGAGGAGTTGAGCAGTCCGGCGTCGGCGCTGCTGGCGTTGGCGCCGTCGAGGAGCTTCTTGGCGGCGGCGTCGGTCTTCCGGGTGACGGCGCGCAGTTCGACGCGGTCGCCCTTGCCGGGGGTGGCCGCGAACCGCAGGGCGGCGGTCCGCTCGGCCTGCAGGGCGGTGACGAACCCGTCGACGGGTTCGAGGAGTTCGGAGTTGACCTCCTTGGCCCGCTCGGTGGCGCCGATGCTGGAGGCGGTGGTCACCGCGGCGAAGCCCCACAGGGCCATCAGCGACACGATGGGAAGCATGAGCAGGGAGACGATCTTGGCTCTGACCGACCTGGGTCGCAGCCGGTCGGGCGTGCGTCGGACACGCATGGGGCACCTCGTTCAGGGAGGGGTAGGACGTACGGCGGCCGTCTGAGGGGGCGTTACGGTCGCCCGCCGCCGACAGGCCGTCTCAGGTGGTGACTTGGGCGGTGACTCAGGCGGCGGCTCAGGCGGTGGAAAGCTCCACCTGGCGCAGGAGTTCGGCGGCCACGGCGGACTCGGCGCGCTTGCCGGTCGGGGAGAGCGCGACATACGCGGCGGCCAGGAAGAGGAAGGAGCCGAGGAGGACGGCGAGGGGGAAGATGAACTCCGTGGCGGTGGCGCCCGCCAGGGCCGCGCTGCTCGGCGCGAGGCTGATGCTCACGGCGTACATCGCGGTGTAGTGCATGCTGCTGACCGCGAGGCCCATCACGAGGGCGGCGGCGGTGGCGACGACCGGGCCGCGTACGACGAGGCTGAGCGTGAGCGCGGCGGTCGCGGCGACGACGGCGATCGCGACCGAGGCGATGACCAGGGTCGGGTCGTACCGGACCGTGCCGTGCAGATTGAGCGCCGCCATGCCGATGTAGTGCATGGCCGCGACGCCGAGTCCGGTGCCGAGTCCGCCGAGCAGCACGGCGCGTACGCGGGACCGGCCGTAGCCGGCGGTGCACACGCCCGCGCCGACGACGAGTACGGCGACGACCAGGCTGAGCACGGTCAGCGGGACGTCGTAGCGGATCGGCGTGCCGTCGACGCCGAAGCCGAGCATCGCGACGAAGTGCATGGTCCAGATGCCGGAACCGATGGCGACCGAGGCAAGCAGCAGCCAGTTCCGCTTGGAGGCACCGTCCGCCTCAAGTGCCCTGACGGTGCACCGCAGTCCGAGTGCCGCGCCGACGCAGGCCATCGCATAGGACAGGACGGGAGTGACCCATCCGGCGCTGAAGTGGTCCATGTGACCCATGGGGAAGCCCCTCTCGCCCGCCGCACGGCCTGACCGTACGCACGGAAGTACCGCCGGTAACAAGACACCGGAGGTGGCTGATAATGCCAGCCCAAGGCGATCGGCAGACCGGGGCGAAAGGGGCCAGGCCGGGAGATAGACGAGAATTAATTCCGGTGACCTAGATAACACTTGACCTGCATTTACATGCAGACGACCAGGCCAAACGGAATCTACCGAGGACGTCCACAGACCCCACACACGCGGGGTCGAACCCGTTGAGTCCCCGTTTCCCAAGGCACCTTTCAAGCCACCGGATTCGACACACGACTCTCACACCACGACAGCCCCCGGCACGGGCCCGGCGGCCACGCGCGCGGCGCGACAAGTCCCGGAAACGACAAGCACGTCCGCCACCTTCACCGCGGCCTCCGCGTCACGGACGAGGAACGCGGTCGTCGGCCCCGACCCGGACACCAGCGCGGCCAGCGCCCCCGCGGCCGTCCCCGCCTCCAACGTCCGGGCCAGCGACGGCCGGAGAGACAACGCGGCGGCCTGGAGGTCGTTGGAGAGGGCGCCCGCGAGCGCCGCGGCGTCCCCCTTCGCCAGCGCCCCGAGCAGCGCGTCGGAAGCAACCGGCTCGGGCACCTCCACCCCTTCGCCCAGCCGGTCGAACTCCCCGTACACGGCCGGCGTCGACAGCCCGCCGTCGGCGACGGCGAAGACCCAGTGGAAGGTCCCGCCGACCTCCAGCACGCGCAGCTTCTCCCCCCGCCCGGTCCCGAGCGCCGCACCGCCGACCAGGCTGAACGGCACGTCGCTGCCCAACTCGGCGCAGATGTCGAGGAGTTCGTCGCGCGAGGCCCCCGTACCCCAGAGAGCGTCGCACGCGAGCAGCGCGCCCGCGCCGTCGGCGGACCCGCCCGCCATGCCCCCGGCGACGGGAATGTCCTTGGCGATGTGGATGTGCACGCGGGCCTCGCGCCCCGTCCTCGCGGCGAGCTTCTCCACCGCGCGGGCCGCCAGGTTCGTACGGTCCAGGGGGACTTGGGCGGCGTCGGGCCCCTCGCAGGTCACCCGGAGGGTGTCCGCCGGGCGCACGGTGACCTCGTCGTACAGGCCGACCGCGAGGAAGACGTTGGCCAGGTCGTGGAACCCGTCGGGGCGGGCGCCGCCCACCGCGAGCTGCACATTGACCTTGGCGGGTACCCGTACCGTCACGCTCGTCGCACTCACTGCTTGCTCTCCGCGATCCGTGCGAACTCTTCCACCGTCAGGGACTCGCCGCGTGCCTGGGGCGAGACGCCCGCCGCGACGAGGGCGGCCTCGGCGGCGGGGGCCGAACCCGCCCAGCCGGCGAGCGCGGCCCGCAGGGTCTTGCGGCGCTGGGCGAAGGCCGCGTCCACGACGGCGAAGACCTCGCGCCTGGAGGCGGTCGTCTTCACCGGCTCCTCGCGCCGCACCAGCGATACGAGCCCGCTGTCGACGTTGGGCGCGGGCCAGAAGACGGTGCGGCCGATGGAACCGGCCCGCCTGACGTCGGCGTACCAGTTCGCCTTCACGGACGGCACGCCGTAGACCTTCGAGCCGGGCGGGGCGGCCAGCCGGTCGGCGACCTCCGCCTGCACCATCACGAGGGTGCGCTCGATGGTGGGGAAGGTGTCGAGCATGTGCAGGAGTACGGGGACGGCGACGTTGTAGGGAAGGTTCGCGACGAGGGCGGTGGGGGCGGGGCCGGGGAGTCCGGTCACCTGCATGGCGTCGGAGTGGACGAGTGCGAAGCGCTCGGCGCGGGACGGCATGCGGGCGGTGATCGTCGCCGGGAGCGCGCCCGCGAGGGCGTCGTCGATCTCGACGGCGACGACGCGGTCGGCGGCCTCCAGCAGGGCGAGGGTCAGGGAGCCGAGTCCCGGGCCGACCTCGACGACC from Streptomyces sp. NBC_00878 harbors:
- a CDS encoding nitrate- and nitrite sensing domain-containing protein — translated: MRVRRTPDRLRPRSVRAKIVSLLMLPIVSLMALWGFAAVTTASSIGATERAKEVNSELLEPVDGFVTALQAERTAALRFAATPGKGDRVELRAVTRKTDAAAKKLLDGANASSADAGLLNSSLPGRIDRLEADAEGLVALRAEVYGDGAKTMDLHTAYSTMVEHAFAVSGALTGEDRAGAASEARVVLELARAREALAQEQAILAAGRAAGTLTKDQYALFVGAVATQRQLLAPAVADLKPGHRDAYKGVLGSGSYENLQAVENRVRSAGPGASAVAAGFLKQWDGSSDAVLEGLNDAETSAGTAAVSQANAFGWDTLGASGVAVVLGLVGVLLSLLVSVLVGRGFIVELLDLRNSALEVAGRRLPQAMRRLHAGQGVDIDVEAPMRRLVGDELAQVGTALTAVQRAALKAASERAELLSGISGVYVSIARRSQVLLHRQLDLLDTMEQRQRDQAELQDLYRIDYLATRMRRHSESLLILSGIAPGRGWRDPIPLLDVLRAAVAEIENASRVQIWAAPRVSIAGGSVADVIHLLAELVENASAFSPPSTTVQLRAARVRDGLLIEVEDSGFGMNEDAMADANRKLRSEKVDLLDAKQIGLFVVNRLAERQGLSVELRASVSGGVTAAVLIPENLVRDDMPVHDRALAESGAGGRSLAPASALIPPQQGR
- a CDS encoding MHYT domain-containing protein, translated to MGHMDHFSAGWVTPVLSYAMACVGAALGLRCTVRALEADGASKRNWLLLASVAIGSGIWTMHFVAMLGFGVDGTPIRYDVPLTVLSLVVAVLVVGAGVCTAGYGRSRVRAVLLGGLGTGLGVAAMHYIGMAALNLHGTVRYDPTLVIASVAIAVVAATAALTLSLVVRGPVVATAAALVMGLAVSSMHYTAMYAVSISLAPSSAALAGATATEFIFPLAVLLGSFLFLAAAYVALSPTGKRAESAVAAELLRQVELSTA
- a CDS encoding 4-(cytidine 5'-diphospho)-2-C-methyl-D-erythritol kinase; the protein is MSATSVTVRVPAKVNVQLAVGGARPDGFHDLANVFLAVGLYDEVTVRPADTLRVTCEGPDAAQVPLDRTNLAARAVEKLAARTGREARVHIHIAKDIPVAGGMAGGSADGAGALLACDALWGTGASRDELLDICAELGSDVPFSLVGGAALGTGRGEKLRVLEVGGTFHWVFAVADGGLSTPAVYGEFDRLGEGVEVPEPVASDALLGALAKGDAAALAGALSNDLQAAALSLRPSLARTLEAGTAAGALAALVSGSGPTTAFLVRDAEAAVKVADVLVVSGTCRAARVAAGPVPGAVVV
- the rsmA gene encoding 16S rRNA (adenine(1518)-N(6)/adenine(1519)-N(6))-dimethyltransferase RsmA; the encoded protein is MSSPTPDALLGPADVRELAEALGVRPTKQRGQNFVIDANTVRRIVRTAGVRPEDVVVEVGPGLGSLTLALLEAADRVVAVEIDDALAGALPATITARMPSRAERFALVHSDAMQVTGLPGPAPTALVANLPYNVAVPVLLHMLDTFPTIERTLVMVQAEVADRLAAPPGSKVYGVPSVKANWYADVRRAGSIGRTVFWPAPNVDSGLVSLVRREEPVKTTASRREVFAVVDAAFAQRRKTLRAALAGWAGSAPAAEAALVAAGVSPQARGESLTVEEFARIAESKQ